In Anaerolineales bacterium, the genomic stretch TGCTTGACGAGGCCCGCCGCGCCGGGCAATTCCTCGATCTGGCGGAAGTCCTGCGCTGGGCCGAGCAAATCGCCGAAGCCCTCGAATATCTGCATTCGCAGGACCCCCCCGTCGTCCACCGCGATATCAAGCCCAGCAACCTGAAGCTCACCCCTTCCGGGCTGATCAAGCTTGTCGATTTTGGGCTGGTCAAGCAAATGGCTGCTGATGAGATGACTATCACCGTCATCCAGGGCCGCGGCACGGCCTACTACACGCCCCTGGAGCAATACGGGGGAGACGATGGGCACACTACCCCCCGCACCGATCTCTACGCCTTTGCCGCCACGCTGTATCACCTGCTCACCAACACGCCCCCGGCCGAAGCGAAGTATCGCTTTCTGCAGCCGGATGCCCTGCGTCCGCCTCGGGAGCTCAACCGGGCCATCCCGGCCCGAGTCGAGCGCGCCATCCTGTGGGCTCTGTCGCTGCATCCTGACGACAGACCTCCCGATGTTGCGGCCTTCCGTGAGGCTCTGCAATCCGGTTCCATAACCTCTCTGATCTCCGATGAAACCGCCGGTTGGAGCGGACGTCTCTCCGCCCTGTGGACCGAGATGGCCGCCTCACCCGCCGATCGCATTCTGGCAGCCGCGGCCGTCTTGATGGCTCTGCTGGGTCTGCTGGCCTCCTACGCCTCCTGATCGGCAGGCGGTTCGCTGGCGGAGGTCGTCTGCCCCCCGCCGACACTCCGACGAGCCTCAAGGCCCCATAGGGCTGCCAGCCCTGCGCCCGCACCGGCAGCCGCGAACACGAAACTAACGAATACCCCCTCCGCCCCAGCCGCACCTGGGCTGCCTGGCATTTGCAGTACCAGGTACACATAGGCGGCCATTCCGCCAATCACGGCCACCAGCCCAACTCGAGCCTGTAAGAGCGGGTACGGCCATCGGCGTCGAAGCAACCGCCATCCTGCAAGTCCCACTCCCACGCATCCGAGTGCCGCTCCCAGGAAGCTGTCCAGCCCAGCCGGCTGGGGCTGGTCGGCCTGCGGGTTGGCGGAAATGCTCTCCGCAGCGGTGGGGGGTACCGCCGAGCCACTTGCGGCCACAGCCGACGTCTCGCTCGGGACGGGCGTCGGAGCAATGACCGTGACAAACGCCGGGGCCCCTTCTTGAACGTTCAGCTGGACGATCTCCGAGGCGCGTGCGGGCTCGCTGCGAGCCTGGATCGACAACACCCCGATTCGGTCCAGAAGCACATTGCCCGAAGCCATGCCTTCGACTGTTGTTGCGCCGACTGTCGAGGGGATCGTCTCATCCTGATATTGCAGCATGAATTCGACCGGCGTCCCGTCCGGCACCCGGTTGCCGTTCCAGTCCAGAATGGGCCCCGCTTCGAGCACGATCTGGTCCCCGCTCAAGAAGCCCGGCTCCACAGTGGCCTCCCCCTCCGGCACATCCGGTGAGCGCAAGCCGATGCGGATCAGCTGGTCCGGGTCCGGAGTCAGGACGCTCAGCAGGTCGTACCCCACCCCCGGAATGCTCACCGGCGAGCGCCCGGTGGGGGCGACTTCCTGGAATAGAAGGCGGGCGGCAGTATCGACGAAAGCCGGGGTGTGCCCGTACAACCCGTACAAGGCATCGATCTTGGAGATATCGGTTGAGTCCAGATCAAACGGGACGTCCATGGCAAAGACGACCGCCCGC encodes the following:
- a CDS encoding serine/threonine protein kinase, encoding MPSLLETGAILRERYTVRGIVGRGGMGSIYLAEDLRLPGRACAVKEVVSDPSLPQALIDQGRSQFYREASVLAHLDHPSLPKVSDFFTEGSSDYLVMDYVPGVDLKSMLDEARRAGQFLDLAEVLRWAEQIAEALEYLHSQDPPVVHRDIKPSNLKLTPSGLIKLVDFGLVKQMAADEMTITVIQGRGTAYYTPLEQYGGDDGHTTPRTDLYAFAATLYHLLTNTPPAEAKYRFLQPDALRPPRELNRAIPARVERAILWALSLHPDDRPPDVAAFREALQSGSITSLISDETAGWSGRLSALWTEMAASPADRILAAAAVLMALLGLLASYAS